The proteins below come from a single Kitasatospora sp. NBC_00315 genomic window:
- the mraY gene encoding phospho-N-acetylmuramoyl-pentapeptide-transferase: MKQVLIAGLIGLVLSLLGTPALIKVLAKRGYGQYIRDDGPKAHHSKRGTPTMGGIAFILATLIAYAATKVIAGESPTASGLLVLFLTTGLGLVGFLDDYIKVVKRRSLGLRAKAKLLGQSFVGLAFAVLSLQFSDSRGLTPASQHLSFVRDFGWTIGPVLFVIWAYFMIAAMSNGVNLTDGLDGLATGASVMVFGAYVFIGVWEYGQSCAFVHSATNSCYDVRDPLDLAVVAAALMGSCFGFLWWNTSPAKIFMGDTGSLALGGALAGLAILSRTEMLLALLGGLFVIITLSVIIQVGSFRMTGKRVFKMAPLQHHFELKGWSEVLIVVRFWIIQGLCVAVGLGLFYAGWVTG, from the coding sequence ATGAAACAGGTGCTCATCGCCGGGCTCATCGGCCTGGTGCTGTCGTTGCTCGGCACTCCCGCCCTGATCAAGGTGCTGGCCAAGCGCGGCTACGGCCAGTACATCCGCGACGACGGTCCCAAGGCCCACCACAGCAAGCGCGGCACACCCACCATGGGCGGCATCGCCTTCATCCTGGCCACGCTCATCGCGTACGCCGCGACCAAGGTGATAGCCGGGGAGAGTCCGACCGCCTCCGGTCTGCTGGTGCTGTTCCTGACCACCGGCCTCGGCCTGGTCGGCTTCCTGGACGACTACATCAAGGTCGTCAAGCGCCGCTCGCTCGGGCTGCGCGCCAAGGCGAAGCTGCTCGGACAGTCCTTCGTGGGCCTCGCCTTCGCGGTCCTGTCACTGCAGTTCAGCGACAGCCGCGGACTCACTCCAGCCTCCCAGCACCTGTCGTTCGTACGCGACTTCGGCTGGACGATCGGCCCGGTGCTGTTCGTGATCTGGGCCTACTTCATGATCGCCGCGATGTCGAACGGCGTGAACCTGACGGACGGCCTGGACGGCCTGGCCACCGGCGCCTCGGTGATGGTCTTCGGCGCCTACGTCTTCATCGGCGTCTGGGAGTACGGCCAGAGCTGCGCGTTCGTGCACTCCGCGACCAACAGCTGCTACGACGTACGCGACCCGCTGGACCTGGCGGTCGTCGCCGCCGCGCTGATGGGCTCCTGCTTCGGCTTCCTCTGGTGGAACACCTCGCCCGCCAAGATCTTCATGGGGGACACCGGTTCGCTCGCCCTCGGCGGCGCGCTGGCCGGCCTGGCGATCCTGTCGCGCACCGAGATGCTGCTCGCCCTGCTCGGCGGCCTGTTCGTGATCATCACGCTGTCCGTGATCATCCAGGTCGGCTCGTTCCGGATGACCGGCAAACGTGTCTTCAAGATGGCCCCGCTCCAACACCACTTCGAACTGAAGGGCTGGAGCGAGGTCCTGATCGTGGTCCGCTTCTGGATCATCCAGGGCCTCTGCGTGGCCGTCGGCCTCGGCCTCTTCTACGCGGGATGGGTGACCGGATGA
- a CDS encoding UDP-N-acetylmuramoyl-L-alanyl-D-glutamate--2,6-diaminopimelate ligase — protein MTTEPHDVFPVTAAPAPAGAARSRFGPGRPEADSLPAVPKPDQTTVSPPRPDRVAALPLPEVARLLGLPPVDGGPVSGVTHDSRAVRPGDVYVAFPGANHHGAAFTAQAAAAGAVAVLTDPAGAELAAGAGLPLLVVDRPRARMGELAAAVYGHPADRLLTIGLTGTNGKTTTSYLVEGGLLGAGRAPGVIGTVEMRVGTERIKSERTTPEATDLHAILEVMRERGADAVTMEVSSHALVFGRVDGVTYDVALFNNLTPEHLDFHPDMEDYFQAKARLFAPGRSRAGVANADDAYGRRLVAEARIPMTTFSARGAADADWRAVDVQLGPVGSTFRVLGPDGAAADASVPLPGPFNVANALAAITVLVTAGLPLDRAVAGIAAVAGVPGRLERVDAGQPYVAVVDYAHKPDALQAVLESLREVTKGRLHVVVGCGGDRDPHKRAPMGAIAARLADTAVLTSDNPRSEDPLAILAAMLTGAAGVPETERGAVLVVPDRAEAIADAVTRAHAGDTVLVAGKGHELGQYVRDEIRPFDDREVLRDVISRSSAARGTRGVEQP, from the coding sequence ATGACCACCGAGCCCCACGATGTGTTCCCGGTCACAGCGGCCCCCGCGCCGGCCGGGGCGGCGCGGTCGCGGTTTGGCCCTGGGCGGCCCGAGGCCGATAGCCTGCCCGCCGTGCCGAAACCCGATCAAACCACCGTGAGCCCGCCCCGCCCCGACCGGGTGGCGGCGCTGCCGCTGCCCGAGGTGGCCCGCCTGCTGGGTCTGCCGCCCGTCGACGGGGGCCCGGTCAGCGGCGTCACCCACGACTCCCGCGCGGTGCGCCCCGGCGACGTCTACGTGGCCTTCCCCGGCGCCAACCACCACGGCGCCGCCTTCACCGCCCAGGCCGCCGCGGCCGGCGCCGTCGCCGTGCTCACCGACCCGGCCGGTGCGGAGCTCGCCGCCGGCGCGGGCCTGCCGCTGCTGGTGGTGGACCGCCCCCGGGCCCGGATGGGCGAGCTCGCCGCCGCCGTCTACGGCCACCCCGCCGACCGGCTGCTCACCATCGGCCTGACCGGGACCAACGGCAAGACCACCACCTCGTACCTGGTCGAGGGCGGTCTGCTGGGCGCCGGCCGCGCCCCGGGCGTGATCGGCACCGTCGAGATGCGGGTCGGCACCGAGCGGATCAAGAGCGAGCGCACCACCCCCGAGGCCACCGACCTGCACGCCATCCTCGAGGTGATGCGCGAGCGCGGAGCCGACGCGGTGACCATGGAGGTCTCCAGCCACGCGCTGGTCTTCGGCCGGGTGGACGGGGTGACCTACGACGTCGCGCTGTTCAACAACCTGACGCCGGAGCACCTGGACTTCCACCCCGACATGGAGGACTACTTCCAGGCCAAGGCCCGGCTCTTCGCCCCCGGCAGGTCCAGGGCCGGGGTCGCCAACGCGGACGACGCCTACGGCCGCCGGCTCGTCGCCGAGGCCCGGATCCCGATGACCACCTTCTCCGCCCGGGGCGCCGCCGACGCCGACTGGCGCGCGGTGGACGTCCAGCTCGGACCGGTCGGCTCGACCTTCCGGGTGCTCGGCCCCGACGGCGCGGCCGCGGACGCCTCGGTGCCGCTGCCGGGCCCCTTCAACGTCGCCAACGCGCTGGCCGCGATCACCGTGCTGGTCACCGCCGGGCTGCCGCTGGACCGGGCCGTCGCCGGCATCGCCGCGGTGGCCGGAGTGCCGGGCCGGCTGGAGCGGGTCGACGCCGGCCAGCCGTACGTCGCCGTGGTCGACTACGCCCACAAGCCGGACGCCCTGCAGGCCGTCCTGGAGTCGCTGCGCGAGGTCACCAAGGGCCGGCTGCACGTGGTGGTCGGCTGCGGCGGCGACCGCGATCCGCACAAGCGCGCCCCGATGGGCGCCATCGCGGCGCGCCTGGCCGACACCGCTGTGCTGACCAGCGACAACCCGCGCAGCGAGGATCCGCTCGCGATCCTGGCCGCCATGCTGACCGGCGCCGCCGGCGTCCCCGAGACCGAGCGTGGCGCGGTCCTGGTGGTGCCCGACCGGGCCGAGGCCATCGCGGACGCGGTGACCCGCGCGCACGCCGGCGACACCGTCCTGGTGGCCGGCAAGGGCCACGAACTTGGCCAGTACGTACGAGACGAGATCCGCCCCTTCGACGACCGGGAAGTCCTCCGGGACGTCATCTCCCGCTCCTCGGCCGCCCGGGGCACCCGAGGAGTGGAACAGCCGTGA
- the murF gene encoding UDP-N-acetylmuramoyl-tripeptide--D-alanyl-D-alanine ligase: protein MIALTLAEVAAAVGGTLDGADPAATVTGPVVVDSRQVRPGGLFVAFAGENVDGHEYAGRAVEAGAVAVLAARPVGVPAVLVDDVLDALGKLARAVVLRAEDVSVVALTGSAGKTSTKDLIAQLLGHLGETVFPPGSLNNEIGHPMTALRVEPTTRHLVLEMGARHKGDIEYLTAITPPRIGVVLNVGTAHVGEFGSKEAIAEAKGELVEALPAEGVAVLNGDDPLVRAMAARTRARIVLFGESADAHVRASDVRLDATGRPSFTLTTPAGSAAVRLRLYGEHHVSNALAAAAVAMELGLSVDDTAAALGEAGALSRWRMEVVERADGVTVVNDAYNANPDSMRAALRALVSMGGRGPGRRRTWAVLGEMRELGEESFAEHDAIGRLVVRLDVTKLVAVGGRDAACMELGARNEGSWGEESVLVSDADAAVELLRGQLRPGDVVLVKASRSVGLERVAEALLADVAPLTGGAAL, encoded by the coding sequence GTGATCGCACTGACCCTCGCCGAGGTCGCCGCCGCCGTCGGAGGCACCCTGGACGGCGCCGACCCGGCCGCCACGGTGACCGGACCGGTCGTGGTGGACTCCCGGCAGGTGCGCCCCGGCGGCCTGTTCGTGGCCTTCGCCGGCGAGAACGTCGACGGCCACGAGTACGCCGGGCGCGCGGTCGAGGCCGGCGCCGTCGCGGTGCTCGCCGCCCGCCCGGTCGGCGTGCCCGCCGTGCTGGTCGACGACGTGCTGGACGCGCTCGGGAAGCTGGCCCGCGCCGTCGTGCTGCGCGCCGAGGACGTCTCGGTGGTGGCGCTGACCGGCTCGGCCGGCAAGACCAGCACCAAGGACCTGATCGCCCAGCTGCTGGGGCACCTGGGAGAAACGGTCTTTCCGCCCGGCTCGCTGAACAACGAGATCGGGCACCCGATGACGGCCCTGCGGGTCGAGCCGACCACCCGTCACCTGGTGCTGGAGATGGGCGCCCGGCACAAGGGCGACATCGAGTACCTGACCGCGATCACCCCGCCGCGGATCGGCGTCGTGCTGAACGTGGGCACCGCCCACGTGGGCGAGTTCGGCTCCAAGGAGGCGATCGCCGAGGCCAAGGGCGAGCTGGTCGAGGCGCTGCCCGCCGAGGGCGTCGCGGTGCTGAACGGCGACGACCCGCTGGTACGGGCGATGGCCGCCCGCACCCGGGCCCGGATCGTGCTGTTCGGCGAGAGCGCGGACGCGCACGTCCGGGCGAGCGATGTTCGCCTGGACGCCACCGGAAGGCCGTCGTTCACGCTGACCACCCCGGCCGGTTCCGCAGCGGTGCGGCTGCGCCTGTACGGTGAGCACCACGTCTCGAACGCCCTCGCCGCCGCTGCGGTGGCGATGGAGCTCGGGCTGTCCGTCGACGACACCGCCGCCGCCCTGGGCGAGGCGGGCGCGCTGTCCCGCTGGCGCATGGAGGTCGTCGAACGGGCCGACGGTGTCACGGTCGTCAACGACGCCTACAACGCGAACCCGGACTCGATGCGGGCCGCGCTGCGGGCGCTCGTGTCGATGGGAGGCCGCGGCCCGGGGCGCCGCCGTACCTGGGCGGTGCTCGGCGAGATGCGGGAGCTGGGCGAGGAGAGCTTCGCCGAGCACGACGCCATCGGGCGCCTCGTGGTCCGACTGGACGTCACCAAACTGGTGGCGGTCGGTGGACGCGACGCGGCCTGTATGGAACTGGGCGCGAGGAACGAAGGTTCGTGGGGTGAGGAGTCGGTGCTGGTGTCCGATGCGGACGCGGCGGTCGAACTGCTGCGCGGTCAGCTGCGGCCAGGGGACGTGGTCCTGGTGAAGGCGTCCCGTTCGGTGGGTCTGGAGCGGGTGGCCGAGGCGCTGCTCGCCGACGTGGCGCCGCTGACGGGCGGTGCTGCCCTGTGA
- the murD gene encoding UDP-N-acetylmuramoyl-L-alanine--D-glutamate ligase has protein sequence MTSTPDWDGLPVVVAGLGLSGISAARVLHGLGARVTVVDGGSGEGLRARADGVEAQGVTVRLGDGDSLPEGTRLIVTSPGWPPSSPLFAAAEVAGVPVWGDVELAWHLRRPLAATGEPAPWLAITGTNGKTTTVRMLASILTAAGRRTAAVGNVGVSVLDAVLADEPYDVLAVELSSYQLHWAPSLRPHSAAVLNLAPDHLDWHGSMEAYAGAKGRIYQGNAVACVYNTADPATEELVREADVEEGCRAVGFTLGAPGLSEFGVVDGLLVDRAFVPDRQKNAAELGSVEDVNPPAPHNIANALAAAALARAYGVDPKAVREGLRAFRPDAHRIDEVAVVDEVTYVDDSKATNTHAAAASLAAYRPVVWIAGGLAKGATFDDLVQGAAERLRAAVLIGEDRALIREALARHAPDVPVIEAAEGQTGAVAMAEVVAAASGIARPGDTVLLAPACASMDMFADYGERGDLFAAAVRDLADM, from the coding sequence ATGACCTCGACCCCCGACTGGGACGGCCTGCCGGTCGTGGTGGCCGGCCTCGGCCTCTCCGGCATCAGCGCCGCGCGCGTCCTGCACGGACTCGGCGCCCGGGTCACCGTCGTCGACGGCGGCTCGGGCGAGGGCCTGCGGGCCCGCGCCGACGGCGTCGAGGCCCAGGGGGTCACCGTCCGCCTGGGCGACGGCGACAGCCTGCCCGAGGGCACCCGGCTGATCGTCACCTCGCCCGGCTGGCCGCCGAGCAGCCCGCTGTTCGCCGCCGCCGAGGTGGCCGGCGTGCCGGTCTGGGGCGACGTCGAACTCGCCTGGCACCTGCGCCGGCCGCTGGCGGCCACCGGCGAGCCCGCCCCCTGGCTGGCCATCACCGGCACCAACGGCAAGACCACCACCGTCCGGATGCTCGCCTCGATCCTCACCGCCGCCGGGAGGCGCACCGCCGCCGTCGGCAACGTCGGGGTCTCGGTGCTGGACGCGGTGCTCGCCGACGAGCCGTACGACGTGCTCGCCGTCGAGCTCTCCAGCTACCAGCTGCACTGGGCCCCCTCGCTCCGTCCGCACTCGGCGGCCGTGCTCAACCTGGCCCCCGACCACCTGGACTGGCACGGCTCGATGGAGGCCTACGCCGGCGCCAAGGGTCGGATCTACCAGGGCAACGCCGTGGCCTGCGTCTACAACACGGCCGACCCGGCCACCGAGGAACTGGTCCGCGAGGCCGACGTCGAGGAGGGCTGCCGCGCCGTCGGCTTCACCCTCGGCGCCCCCGGACTGTCCGAGTTCGGGGTGGTCGACGGCCTCCTGGTGGACCGCGCGTTCGTGCCCGACCGGCAGAAGAACGCCGCCGAGCTCGGCTCGGTCGAGGACGTCAACCCGCCCGCCCCGCACAACATCGCCAACGCCCTCGCGGCGGCGGCGCTGGCCCGGGCGTACGGGGTCGACCCGAAGGCCGTCCGCGAGGGTCTGCGGGCCTTCCGGCCGGACGCCCACCGGATCGACGAGGTGGCGGTGGTCGACGAGGTCACGTACGTCGACGACTCCAAGGCGACCAACACCCACGCCGCGGCGGCCTCGCTGGCCGCCTACCGCCCGGTGGTCTGGATCGCCGGCGGCCTCGCCAAGGGCGCGACCTTCGACGACCTGGTCCAGGGCGCCGCGGAGCGGCTGCGGGCCGCCGTGCTGATCGGCGAGGACCGCGCGCTGATCCGGGAGGCGCTGGCGCGACACGCGCCGGATGTGCCGGTGATCGAGGCGGCCGAGGGCCAGACTGGCGCGGTGGCGATGGCGGAGGTCGTCGCCGCGGCCTCCGGGATCGCCCGACCGGGTGACACGGTCCTGCTGGCCCCGGCCTGCGCCTCGATGGACATGTTCGCCGACTACGGCGAGCGCGGCGACCTGTTCGCGGCGGCCGTCCGGGACCTGGCGGACATGTAG